A segment of the Polyangiaceae bacterium genome:
GATCGCTAGTGGCGGCGTTGGGACCCTCGACCACATCCGTGAGCTGACCAAGAGCGCCGCGGACGGAGTGCTTGGGGCGATCGTTGGCAAGGCACTCCATGAAGGGCGCTTCACCCTCAGCGAAGCGGTGGCGGCGTCCAAGGGCTGAACGCGACGCGCGCAACGCCTACCGTCCATTGCCGCAGGGTAATAGCGTGCTACTCGTCCGGATCCAGGTCCAGCAGCTTGTGTCCTTCAAAAACGGTGAGCACCACGATTTCGTCGGGAATCACCCGATATACGATTCGATAGGTGCGCACCAAGACCTCGCGGATGTCGTCCCTACCGATCTCCGGAACGATACGCCCGGCGCTAGGCAATTTACTTGCAGCGTTGGCCCGCTCGCGGAGCCGCTCGACCCAAGAGCGTGCGGCGTCTGGGTTGTCGTGCGCGATGTAGTCGCCAATTGTGATCAGATCCGCGACAGCCCGTTCCGTCCACCGAATCATCGCGGCTTGACGGCACCAAAGCGAGCGTCGAGCAGACCGGTCAGTTCGTCGTCGCTGACGACTCGCCCGGCTGCCTGATCTTCCAGGCCCTCCTGGACGGCGGCTACGAAGCGAGCCTGCGCGGTGAGGCGGTCGAACTCTTCCGGCGATAGCAGTACCGCCGCTGCCTTCCCGTTTTGGGTCACCACGAGCGGTCGACGACGCCCTCTCAGCGCTCGGATCTGCTCAGAAAGGTGCGCCTTGAGTTCGCCGATGGGGAGAATGTCCTCAGCTACCTGAAGCGCTTCTGGGCCATTTTTGGGCCGGTACACGGGTCTGAATTTAGACCGAACATGCGGACTCAGCAAGCCAGAAATGACCGTGCGACGGCCTCAAAGAAGCCGTGTTGCCGCAGGGCAATGTCTGCGAGTCTTGGCGCCCAAGGCGTTGAAACACCGCTTTGTGTCGCCGTCGACCCGCCGCGCGGCGAGAACTCCGCCCCGACCGCGCGGCGGGGGTGGTTGAGCCCCACAACCGGCTCCCCCCATCCCTGGCAAGCGCTCGCCCCCACCCAAATCACTTACGGAACGGCCCGCTTCTGGACTTCTCTGTCATCTGGAGCGCCCTCTGAGGTACAAAGCTGCTTCGCATGCCCGACGACTCCGAGCCGACCCAGCACGAAGCGCCGCTACGCGAAGCGCCGCGTTCGGAAGAACACGACGGGCTCGGCGCGAACTTCGATGGCGAGGATTTCCTCTTCCACCTGTATCGCGGCTCCGAGCTGCTACAGGACAACCGCATCGAAGAGGCAAAGACCGAGCTCGAGACTGCGCTCGGGATGCAGCCTCGGGACATCGAAGGTCAGGGGCTGCTGGGCGTCGTCTACTTCCGCCTTGGCATGTACCCCCATGCGATGGAGATCTACGAGGAGCTCGTGCGGGCCTGTCCCCGCGAGGTCACTCCTCGGATCAACCTCGCGCTTTGCTACCTGAAGACCGGGCAGCTCTTGCAGGCGCGCTCCGTGCTCGAGCAGATCATCGGGCTCGTTCCAGAGCATCAGCGAGCTTGGGGGTACCTTGGGCTCGTGTTCGAGCGCCTGGGGGATCACGCCAAGGCGCAGGTCGCTTTCGAGCGCGCGGGGCAGCCTCACCTCGCCCGCCGCATGCAGCACATCCTCGAGGAACGCTCGCGGATCCCCGGGGAATCGCA
Coding sequences within it:
- a CDS encoding type II toxin-antitoxin system RelE/ParE family toxin, translating into MIRWTERAVADLITIGDYIAHDNPDAARSWVERLRERANAASKLPSAGRIVPEIGRDDIREVLVRTYRIVYRVIPDEIVVLTVFEGHKLLDLDPDE
- a CDS encoding type II toxin-antitoxin system Phd/YefM family antitoxin; amino-acid sequence: MYRPKNGPEALQVAEDILPIGELKAHLSEQIRALRGRRRPLVVTQNGKAAAVLLSPEEFDRLTAQARFVAAVQEGLEDQAAGRVVSDDELTGLLDARFGAVKPR